One genomic segment of bacterium includes these proteins:
- the hprK gene encoding HPr(Ser) kinase/phosphatase, with protein MHSIHVEDLLRKGREPLGLRPLAGLTGLGRTISSWKVLRPGKALGNQGMNLGANRPLILGTTELEVLRGVSPGRRRALLRELTLMEVPCLILEGSIACPEELVVLSQTSGIPLFSSSLSGTRLKREMGKLLKELLGPPLHIQGVLLRVFDLGVLIIGKSGIGKSECALDLIDRGHCLVADDFVELSIDPKGKVRGRSPELIRHHMEVRGLGILNIMDLFGQDSVMEESPVDLVVELLEWQQFQDQDRTGLVRRTFTLLDRDLPLLRMPVSLNRNIAILVEVAVRNHLLKVSGRSPIRSLDRKIQRRLQGAVRT; from the coding sequence ATGCACTCCATCCACGTGGAGGATCTGCTTAGGAAGGGCAGGGAACCCCTGGGTCTAAGGCCGCTGGCGGGCTTGACAGGGTTGGGCCGAACGATTTCTTCGTGGAAGGTCCTGCGTCCGGGAAAGGCCTTGGGGAATCAAGGCATGAATCTCGGGGCCAACCGACCCCTGATCTTAGGGACCACAGAACTGGAAGTCCTAAGAGGTGTTTCCCCAGGCAGGCGCCGAGCCCTGTTGAGAGAGTTGACCCTCATGGAGGTGCCTTGCCTCATTTTGGAAGGTTCCATTGCTTGCCCCGAAGAGCTTGTTGTTCTGTCTCAAACCAGCGGTATTCCTCTTTTTTCCAGTTCTCTTTCCGGCACCAGGCTGAAGCGGGAAATGGGCAAGCTCCTCAAGGAGCTTCTGGGCCCCCCCCTGCACATACAGGGTGTGTTGCTAAGGGTTTTCGATCTGGGTGTTCTCATAATAGGCAAAAGCGGTATCGGCAAGAGCGAATGTGCCTTGGATCTCATTGACAGAGGGCATTGCCTGGTGGCCGACGATTTTGTGGAGCTATCCATAGATCCAAAGGGAAAAGTTAGGGGTAGAAGTCCGGAACTCATCCGCCATCACATGGAGGTCAGAGGCCTGGGAATTCTCAACATAATGGATTTGTTCGGGCAGGACTCGGTAATGGAGGAAAGCCCGGTGGATCTGGTGGTGGAGTTATTGGAGTGGCAGCAGTTCCAGGACCAGGACAGGACTGGTCTGGTGCGCCGTACCTTCACTTTGCTGGATAGGGATCTGCCGCTATTGAGAATGCCAGTGAGTCTTAACCGGAACATAGCCATCTTAGTGGAGGTGGCTGTAAGGAATCATCTCTTGAAGGTGAGCGGCCGAAGCCCCATCAGGAGCCTTGACCGCAAGATCCAACGCCGTCTTCAGGGCGCTGTTAGGACATGA
- a CDS encoding MBL fold metallo-hydrolase, with product MAQAVIRQFLVSQMAVFAYLVGDLESAEAVVIDPAAGSDEILAEADRLGVKISKIINTHGHVDHVMGNARMKQLTGAPILIHEADASWMHQQPASMFQMFGGTPSPPADMTLRDGDLIRAGGIQLQVIHTPGHSPGGICLYMPHAVFTGDTLFVGGVGRTDLPGGSWKVLLDSIQRRLFSLPGDTVVYPGHHYGPSPTSTIQRERDTNPYL from the coding sequence ATGGCGCAAGCGGTAATCAGACAGTTCTTGGTGAGCCAGATGGCAGTTTTTGCTTACCTTGTGGGTGATCTGGAAAGCGCAGAGGCTGTGGTGATAGATCCTGCTGCAGGTTCGGATGAGATATTGGCCGAGGCAGATCGGCTGGGTGTGAAAATCAGCAAGATCATCAACACCCACGGGCACGTAGACCATGTGATGGGCAACGCACGGATGAAGCAGTTGACAGGGGCCCCCATACTCATCCACGAGGCAGACGCCTCCTGGATGCACCAACAACCTGCTTCCATGTTCCAGATGTTTGGGGGAACACCTTCTCCCCCTGCAGATATGACTCTCAGGGACGGAGATCTTATTCGAGCAGGAGGGATCCAGCTCCAAGTGATCCATACCCCGGGCCATTCTCCAGGAGGCATCTGCCTTTACATGCCCCACGCAGTGTTCACAGGGGACACCCTTTTTGTGGGGGGGGTTGGAAGAACCGATTTGCCGGGTGGGTCTTGGAAGGTCCTGCTGGACTCCATACAGAGGAGGCTCTTTAGCCTGCCGGGGGATACAGTAGTTTATCCGGGCCACCATTATGGGCCATCACCTACGAGCACCATACAAAGGGAAAGGGACACCAATCCCTATCTTTAA
- a CDS encoding dihydroorotate dehydrogenase — protein sequence MHDAAPDLRCRLGGLTLPNPVLAASGTAGYGTERLPGIDVNQLGALVTKGISLEPRPGNPPPRIVETACGMLNAIGLQNIGLKVFLGEHLPLLRESGLRVIVNVFGETEEQYARLASCLGNEQGILGLELNVSCPNVKKGGVAFGRDPETLHHLVKRVRAETSMPLWVKLTPDGVEPLEAAQASWEAGCDALTVANTYLGMAVDVEKRRPRLSIGTGGLSGPAIRPLTLYRVWKVAAAAPVPVIACGGVSSGRDALEYLIAGAKAVQVGSGAFGNPRLYQEVLISLRDYMIRHKMATLEQLSGSLEGMP from the coding sequence ATGCACGATGCGGCCCCAGACCTAAGGTGCCGGTTGGGAGGGCTCACATTGCCCAATCCCGTGCTGGCAGCCTCGGGCACGGCTGGCTATGGCACAGAAAGGCTGCCAGGCATTGATGTCAATCAGCTGGGAGCCCTGGTCACCAAGGGCATTTCACTGGAGCCTCGCCCCGGGAATCCGCCTCCAAGGATAGTGGAGACCGCCTGCGGCATGCTCAATGCCATCGGGTTACAAAACATTGGTTTGAAAGTTTTCTTGGGGGAACATCTGCCCCTGTTGAGAGAATCGGGTCTGAGGGTCATAGTTAATGTTTTCGGTGAGACCGAGGAGCAATACGCGAGGCTGGCTTCCTGCCTGGGCAATGAGCAGGGGATATTGGGTCTGGAACTGAATGTTTCGTGTCCCAATGTCAAGAAAGGCGGAGTGGCCTTTGGCCGAGATCCTGAGACACTGCACCATCTGGTCAAGAGGGTGAGGGCAGAGACATCTATGCCCCTTTGGGTAAAGCTGACTCCTGACGGGGTGGAGCCCCTTGAGGCCGCGCAGGCCTCATGGGAGGCAGGCTGCGATGCTTTGACCGTGGCCAACACTTACCTGGGCATGGCCGTGGATGTGGAGAAGAGAAGACCCCGTCTTTCCATTGGAACCGGAGGACTCTCGGGCCCTGCCATTAGGCCACTGACGCTTTATCGGGTGTGGAAAGTGGCGGCAGCGGCGCCTGTGCCGGTGATAGCTTGTGGGGGAGTGTCATCCGGAAGGGATGCTTTGGAATACTTGATCGCTGGTGCAAAGGCGGTGCAGGTGGGTTCAGGAGCCTTTGGAAATCCGCGGCTCTACCAGGAAGTCTTGATTTCCTTAAGGGACTACATGATCAGGCACAAAATGGCCACTTTGGAGCAGCTTTCAGGTAGCCTTGAGGGCATGCCCTGA
- a CDS encoding dihydroorotate dehydrogenase electron transfer subunit, protein MRVCRAKIDLLQEVQPGAFLLGLAAPGISHEARPGQFYMLKIGEEADPFLPRPFSWLRRGPQASCNGDRVEILFQVVGKGTARLARMPLGEELQVLGPLGRGWEFDTGGFPLLLGGGIGAASLISLLEELPPKLRLDSWALVGARSGNQLWCGEEMSRMGAKVMLASQDGLKGFHGTVLELLKHEQDSLLRAGTEVFACGPWEMLRQVALWASSKGLPCQISVETPMACGVGVCLGCAVRLSGSRGYVRACQEGPVFRAEEIEWD, encoded by the coding sequence ATGAGAGTGTGCCGAGCAAAGATTGATCTGCTCCAGGAGGTGCAGCCTGGAGCTTTTCTTCTGGGGCTGGCGGCCCCAGGTATATCCCATGAGGCCAGACCAGGGCAGTTTTATATGCTCAAGATTGGAGAAGAGGCCGACCCTTTTCTGCCCAGACCTTTCAGCTGGCTCAGGAGAGGCCCGCAAGCATCTTGCAACGGGGATCGAGTGGAGATTCTTTTCCAAGTGGTGGGCAAAGGGACCGCTCGCCTGGCCCGGATGCCTCTGGGCGAAGAACTGCAGGTCTTGGGCCCGCTGGGCAGGGGTTGGGAATTTGACACTGGTGGTTTTCCTCTGCTGCTGGGGGGAGGCATAGGTGCCGCTTCTTTAATATCTTTGCTTGAAGAATTACCCCCAAAGCTCCGCTTGGATTCCTGGGCCTTGGTGGGTGCTCGTTCAGGCAATCAGCTGTGGTGCGGCGAGGAGATGTCCAGGATGGGAGCCAAGGTCATGCTGGCCAGCCAGGACGGGCTAAAGGGTTTCCATGGAACGGTCCTGGAGCTCTTGAAGCATGAGCAGGACAGTCTCTTGCGTGCAGGTACAGAGGTCTTTGCTTGCGGCCCGTGGGAAATGCTGCGGCAGGTTGCCCTGTGGGCTTCCAGCAAAGGATTGCCTTGCCAGATCTCCGTAGAGACTCCCATGGCATGCGGAGTGGGTGTTTGTTTGGGTTGTGCGGTAAGACTCTCGGGATCCAGGGGATATGTGAGAGCCTGCCAGGAAGGTCCGGTTTTCAGGGCTGAAGAAATAGAGTGGGACTGA
- a CDS encoding tetratricopeptide repeat protein, which yields MEEQQRWEKAKAEASLAGRCLEAGQFQEAELHCSAALELIPDDPEVLFLRGSARFAKGEFQRAMEDYSSVISLDPGQARALYNRGVCKANLGMMEEALQDYSKAIELNPDWAGAYAVRGLARFCLEQYEEAIRDLTRALEIQPQMPDVLNARGHAHLVSGDYDLALEDFTKALELAPKWVDPLMSRGTVHLILGREQQAMEDLDRAVQMAPDLPDLRLARGSVLESKGEMSKAEEDYRKALELEPGSPRAAGLLARLLARKKENLDEALQWAEVAVAGDPQDPTAWDAKAWALFCLGRNGEALAAAERAVSLDPSDNDLQKHLKIIRSACT from the coding sequence ATGGAGGAGCAACAACGATGGGAGAAGGCCAAGGCGGAGGCATCCCTGGCGGGCAGGTGCCTGGAAGCTGGGCAATTCCAGGAGGCTGAGCTTCACTGCAGCGCGGCTTTGGAGTTGATTCCAGATGACCCAGAGGTCCTCTTCCTTAGGGGAAGCGCCCGTTTTGCCAAAGGCGAGTTTCAAAGGGCCATGGAGGATTATAGCAGTGTGATATCCTTGGATCCGGGGCAAGCCCGCGCTTTGTACAACAGGGGTGTTTGCAAGGCTAATCTGGGCATGATGGAAGAGGCCCTGCAGGATTACAGCAAGGCCATAGAGCTTAACCCTGATTGGGCGGGAGCTTATGCAGTCAGGGGTTTGGCAAGGTTCTGTCTAGAGCAATATGAAGAGGCCATAAGGGATCTTACCAGAGCCCTTGAGATTCAGCCCCAAATGCCGGATGTGCTCAATGCCAGGGGCCATGCACACCTGGTCTCCGGTGACTATGACCTGGCTCTAGAGGATTTCACCAAGGCCTTGGAATTGGCTCCCAAGTGGGTGGATCCCCTCATGTCCAGAGGTACGGTTCATCTCATCTTGGGAAGGGAACAGCAGGCCATGGAAGACCTGGACAGGGCGGTCCAGATGGCCCCGGACCTTCCAGATCTAAGACTTGCCAGGGGATCTGTGCTGGAATCCAAAGGGGAAATGAGCAAGGCCGAAGAGGACTACAGGAAGGCCCTGGAGCTGGAGCCAGGCTCCCCCAGGGCCGCAGGTTTGCTGGCCAGGCTTCTGGCGCGTAAAAAAGAGAATCTTGATGAAGCCCTTCAGTGGGCAGAGGTGGCTGTGGCAGGAGACCCCCAGGACCCCACGGCCTGGGATGCCAAAGCCTGGGCATTGTTTTGCCTGGGAAGAAACGGGGAAGCTTTGGCAGCTGCCGAAAGAGCTGTTTCCTTGGACCCTTCAGACAACGACTTACAAAAACATCTAAAGATAATAAGGAGCGCCTGCACCTGA
- the raiA gene encoding ribosome-associated translation inhibitor RaiA: protein MQCSFTFRHMDSDEEIKNYAREKLQRLEKYVDAPMDVQVVCTQEKHRHRVEVLLRADGLSVAGEEETVDFLSAIDAVVDNLERQLKKQKKKFKQYKEGNEDRGWRFRMEVIAGEVEEEGKEPQVIVSRNVFAKPMSVEEAVMQMRLTDNEFVVFTDSNTGQVNVLYRRKDGNLGLIKPEG from the coding sequence ATGCAATGTTCTTTTACCTTCCGGCACATGGACTCCGACGAGGAAATAAAGAATTACGCCCGGGAGAAACTCCAAAGGTTGGAGAAGTATGTGGATGCACCCATGGACGTGCAGGTGGTTTGTACCCAGGAAAAACACAGGCACCGGGTGGAGGTGCTCTTGAGAGCCGATGGCTTGTCAGTGGCCGGGGAGGAGGAGACAGTGGATTTTCTTTCGGCCATTGATGCTGTTGTGGACAACCTGGAGAGGCAGCTCAAGAAACAAAAGAAAAAGTTTAAACAGTACAAAGAGGGCAACGAGGACAGGGGATGGCGCTTCAGAATGGAGGTGATTGCAGGGGAGGTAGAGGAGGAAGGAAAAGAGCCGCAAGTCATAGTAAGCAGAAACGTCTTCGCAAAACCCATGTCCGTGGAGGAGGCCGTAATGCAAATGCGGCTTACGGATAACGAGTTTGTGGTCTTTACAGATTCCAATACAGGGCAGGTAAATGTTCTTTACAGGCGAAAGGATGGGAATCTGGGTCTGATCAAGCCGGAGGGATGA
- the rimI gene encoding ribosomal protein S18-alanine N-acetyltransferase has product MQEGDLIQVMEIERACFLSPWSEKMFLEELENPLSRCMVAESCSGMSKELLGYICAWFVASEVHLMNLATHPKARGRGIAKDLIQEVVEQARISGALRMILEVRESNLAAQSLYSSKGFRKVGRRPRYYTDTGEDALLMELALGSGDESVPSKD; this is encoded by the coding sequence ATGCAAGAGGGTGACCTGATCCAGGTCATGGAAATAGAAAGGGCTTGCTTCTTGTCGCCCTGGTCCGAAAAGATGTTTTTGGAGGAGTTGGAAAATCCTCTTTCAAGATGCATGGTGGCGGAATCCTGTTCAGGCATGAGTAAAGAACTGCTTGGATATATTTGTGCCTGGTTTGTGGCTTCAGAAGTGCACCTGATGAATTTGGCAACTCATCCCAAGGCGCGAGGGCGGGGGATTGCCAAAGATCTTATCCAAGAGGTGGTGGAGCAAGCCAGGATTTCTGGGGCCTTGCGAATGATCCTGGAAGTAAGGGAATCCAATCTGGCGGCTCAATCCTTGTATTCATCAAAGGGATTCAGAAAAGTTGGGCGAAGGCCCCGCTACTACACAGACACGGGGGAGGATGCCCTTCTCATGGAGTTGGCATTGGGATCGGGCGATGAGAGTGTGCCGAGCAAAGATTGA
- the rapZ gene encoding RNase adapter RapZ encodes MKQLPILVVTGLSGSGKTTVIKALEDLGFFCLDNLPIVLLPKFLELRISSSSEISKVAVVIDIRAGEFLEEAPGIIRDLRSQGYQIEVLFLDCEDQVLIRRFSETRRTHPLAKGMTLLEGIQKERSLLAELRNMSDLIIDTSSYNVHQLKEAIEQHMRSPASRRLQILVQSFGFRYGVPSNSDLVMDVRFLPNPYFVEGLKERTGQDPSVANFVLERAETQEFIKRLQDLVEWLLPFYVKEGKTYLTVSVGCTGGRHRSVAIAERLACFFRGLHYSVNLHHRDIHKE; translated from the coding sequence ATGAAGCAACTTCCCATCCTGGTGGTGACCGGCCTGTCTGGCTCGGGCAAGACCACGGTGATAAAGGCCCTTGAAGACCTGGGCTTTTTTTGTCTTGATAACCTTCCCATAGTTCTCTTGCCCAAGTTCTTGGAGCTTCGCATTTCATCTTCTTCTGAGATCAGCAAGGTGGCGGTGGTAATAGACATAAGGGCCGGGGAGTTTCTGGAGGAGGCTCCGGGCATCATCAGGGATCTGCGCTCCCAAGGATACCAGATAGAGGTGCTTTTCCTGGATTGCGAAGATCAAGTCTTGATAAGGCGTTTTAGTGAGACCAGACGCACTCATCCTTTGGCCAAGGGTATGACCCTGCTGGAAGGAATCCAGAAAGAAAGAAGTCTACTGGCTGAACTAAGGAACATGTCGGATTTGATCATAGACACCTCTTCATACAATGTGCATCAGCTCAAAGAGGCCATAGAGCAACATATGCGATCCCCTGCCTCCAGGAGGCTTCAGATCCTGGTGCAGTCCTTCGGTTTTCGCTACGGTGTGCCCTCCAACAGCGACTTGGTCATGGACGTGAGATTCCTGCCCAATCCTTACTTTGTGGAGGGCCTGAAGGAAAGGACAGGACAGGATCCTTCTGTAGCCAATTTTGTCTTGGAGAGGGCTGAGACTCAGGAGTTTATCAAGAGACTTCAGGATCTGGTGGAATGGCTGCTGCCATTTTATGTAAAGGAAGGCAAGACTTATCTGACGGTTTCGGTGGGCTGTACAGGTGGTCGGCACAGGTCTGTAGCCATAGCCGAGAGGCTTGCTTGCTTTTTCCGCGGGCTGCATTACAGCGTCAACCTGCACCATAGAGATATTCACAAGGAATGA
- a CDS encoding thiolase family protein: protein MKARDVVLVDACRTAFGRAGEKGFFWQTRADDMVVKVIRELLRRNPQLKPDMVEENVWGATTQEKDQGLTIGRTTALLAGLPASTSGCAVDRMCAGGMTAVTTAAAEIALGACDVAIAGGVEHMGHHPMGATADPNPRFLAEKLVDPSALVMGSTAENLFDMFPEITKEQADRYAVWSQRKAAKAIQEGKIKLTIVPMTVYTKEGWIVADRDQQPRPETTLEALRDLKTPFRIQGKVTAGNSSGLNDGAAGCLLMSLEKALELGLKPKMRLVSFAYAGVRPEVMGLGPIPATHKALKTAGLSMEDMGIIELNEAFAVQCIAFMKEFGLKEEDSRLNPWGGAIAFGHPLAASGPRLMAHLMHLFAERPDVRYGMTTMCVGLGQGGTVIWENLQR from the coding sequence ATGAAAGCAAGAGATGTGGTTTTGGTGGATGCCTGCAGAACAGCTTTTGGAAGGGCAGGCGAGAAGGGTTTCTTCTGGCAGACCCGAGCGGACGATATGGTGGTCAAGGTCATCCGGGAATTGCTTCGGAGAAACCCTCAGCTCAAACCGGATATGGTTGAGGAGAATGTGTGGGGTGCTACCACTCAGGAGAAGGATCAGGGACTGACCATAGGGCGCACCACAGCATTGCTGGCAGGACTGCCTGCAAGCACCTCTGGATGTGCTGTGGATCGGATGTGTGCAGGTGGCATGACAGCAGTTACAACGGCTGCAGCCGAGATTGCCCTGGGGGCATGCGATGTGGCCATAGCCGGAGGGGTGGAACACATGGGTCACCACCCCATGGGGGCCACAGCAGATCCCAATCCGCGTTTCTTGGCTGAAAAGCTGGTGGATCCATCGGCCCTTGTGATGGGCTCAACTGCGGAGAATCTTTTTGACATGTTCCCGGAAATCACCAAGGAGCAGGCTGACAGGTATGCCGTGTGGAGCCAACGTAAGGCAGCCAAAGCCATCCAGGAGGGAAAGATCAAGCTCACAATAGTGCCCATGACTGTTTACACCAAAGAGGGATGGATCGTGGCCGACAGAGACCAGCAGCCCAGGCCTGAGACCACCCTCGAAGCCCTAAGGGATCTCAAAACGCCTTTCAGGATCCAAGGCAAGGTGACTGCCGGGAACTCCTCTGGACTGAATGATGGAGCCGCAGGCTGTCTTCTGATGAGTCTGGAAAAGGCCTTGGAATTGGGGCTCAAGCCAAAGATGCGCCTGGTTTCCTTTGCCTATGCAGGCGTCAGACCAGAGGTCATGGGCCTGGGGCCCATTCCAGCCACCCACAAGGCTTTGAAAACAGCAGGCCTTTCCATGGAGGACATGGGGATAATAGAGCTCAACGAGGCCTTTGCCGTGCAATGCATAGCCTTCATGAAAGAATTCGGTTTGAAAGAGGAAGATTCGAGGTTGAATCCCTGGGGAGGCGCCATTGCCTTTGGACATCCACTGGCAGCCTCCGGGCCTAGGTTGATGGCTCATCTGATGCATCTCTTTGCCGAGAGACCAGATGTGCGATATGGAATGACAACCATGTGTGTGGGACTGGGCCAGGGAGGAACAGTGATTTGGGAAAACCTCCAAAGATGA
- a CDS encoding 3-hydroxyacyl-CoA dehydrogenase NAD-binding domain-containing protein gives MAELVTNFYVNLYDSPCGRIAILTMDNGEDYRKPNTLGAKALESLNRALDRIEADPEVRALIITGKPYIFCVGADLNDAGSISSYQQALEAGRQGHAAFKRILELAYPTVAAINGACMGGGLEIALHCKYRTISRGVPAVAFPECFIGLVPGWGGTQLSPRLVGMENALQLIITNPLSQNRMLNGPQAYDMGLADRLFEPVEFLDDTIKFTMGLLEGTQKVERKNPDPSKAKEALEKARSFVWERVRSAPKAPYKALELLEGSLHWSLDEGFSRETEILAELIVSDQFKASVYSFDLIQRRVKKQVGRPDTQPVPVFKVGLIGAGLMASQLAVLFLRNLGVPVVMKDVKQEFLEKGVQHVKGELDRLVQKNRMDRSKADYLLSLLHPTLDYSPFADCSLVLEAVFEQMEIKQKVFGEAEEVVGDSCILATNTSSLSVTQMASKLKHPERLVGIHFFNPVGVMPLVEVIRAAQTSDMALATAFELCKRLRKSAVLVKDSPGFLVNRLLTAWTGVAIKAADEGSSFIEVDEAIRSLGMPMGPFTLMGLVGPAVGLHVNRVMHEAFPDRFPVSQNLVRLVEAGKKSFYTLTEKGFGEDPEVVALWQRKDPPVKRSREQILDETLEVLCRECHLILEEGVVASPKDIDTGMILGAGWPFFLGGITMHLDQAGVSKKVLGRNFHV, from the coding sequence ATGGCTGAACTGGTGACCAACTTCTATGTCAACTTGTACGACTCTCCCTGCGGCAGAATCGCTATCCTTACCATGGATAACGGTGAGGACTACCGAAAGCCCAACACCCTTGGGGCAAAGGCCCTGGAGAGCCTCAACCGTGCCCTGGACAGAATAGAGGCGGATCCCGAGGTCCGAGCCCTGATAATAACAGGAAAACCCTATATTTTTTGCGTAGGGGCAGATCTTAACGACGCAGGCAGCATCTCCAGCTATCAGCAAGCCTTGGAGGCGGGCAGACAAGGTCACGCAGCATTTAAGAGAATTCTGGAGCTTGCTTATCCCACTGTGGCCGCCATAAACGGGGCATGCATGGGCGGAGGTCTGGAAATTGCTCTCCATTGCAAGTACAGGACCATCTCTAGGGGTGTGCCTGCAGTGGCCTTCCCGGAGTGTTTCATCGGTCTGGTCCCTGGATGGGGAGGCACCCAGCTCAGCCCCAGACTGGTTGGAATGGAAAACGCCTTGCAGCTGATCATAACAAATCCCCTCAGCCAAAACAGGATGCTCAATGGCCCCCAGGCATATGATATGGGACTGGCCGACAGGCTCTTTGAGCCCGTGGAGTTCTTGGATGACACCATCAAGTTCACCATGGGTCTACTTGAGGGCACGCAGAAGGTGGAAAGAAAAAACCCAGACCCCTCAAAGGCCAAGGAAGCCCTGGAAAAGGCCCGAAGCTTCGTCTGGGAGAGAGTCAGAAGCGCACCCAAGGCTCCTTACAAAGCACTGGAGCTTCTGGAAGGAAGCCTGCACTGGAGCCTGGATGAGGGATTCTCAAGAGAGACGGAAATCCTGGCAGAGCTTATTGTGTCTGACCAGTTCAAGGCCTCGGTCTATAGCTTCGACCTGATTCAAAGAAGGGTAAAGAAACAGGTGGGGCGGCCTGACACACAACCCGTCCCGGTGTTCAAGGTGGGCCTCATAGGCGCAGGGCTTATGGCTTCTCAATTGGCAGTGTTATTTTTGAGAAACCTTGGGGTACCTGTGGTAATGAAAGACGTAAAACAGGAATTCCTGGAAAAAGGAGTGCAGCATGTAAAAGGGGAACTGGACAGGCTGGTGCAAAAGAATCGCATGGATCGATCCAAGGCTGATTACCTCCTGAGTCTGCTCCATCCTACCCTGGATTACTCCCCATTTGCTGATTGCAGTCTGGTCCTGGAGGCGGTCTTTGAGCAGATGGAGATAAAGCAGAAGGTCTTCGGGGAGGCTGAGGAGGTGGTAGGGGACTCCTGCATTCTGGCCACCAACACCTCTTCCCTCTCGGTGACCCAGATGGCCTCCAAGCTCAAGCATCCCGAAAGGCTCGTGGGCATTCATTTCTTCAATCCTGTGGGTGTGATGCCCCTGGTGGAGGTTATAAGGGCCGCTCAAACCTCGGATATGGCCTTGGCCACGGCCTTCGAGCTGTGCAAGAGGCTTAGGAAAAGTGCGGTCCTGGTGAAGGACTCCCCTGGTTTTCTGGTCAACAGGCTTCTTACGGCCTGGACCGGAGTGGCAATCAAAGCCGCTGACGAAGGCAGCTCCTTCATTGAAGTTGATGAGGCTATCAGGTCCTTGGGCATGCCCATGGGGCCTTTCACTCTTATGGGACTTGTAGGCCCAGCAGTGGGGCTTCATGTGAACCGGGTGATGCATGAGGCCTTTCCAGATCGTTTTCCCGTTAGCCAGAATCTTGTGCGTTTGGTGGAGGCAGGCAAGAAGTCTTTTTACACCCTAACAGAAAAGGGTTTCGGCGAAGATCCCGAGGTGGTGGCTCTGTGGCAAAGAAAGGATCCCCCTGTGAAACGCTCACGGGAGCAAATACTGGATGAAACCCTGGAGGTGCTCTGCAGGGAATGCCATCTAATTCTTGAGGAAGGGGTAGTAGCCAGCCCAAAGGATATTGACACTGGAATGATCCTGGGGGCAGGTTGGCCCTTTTTCTTGGGAGGAATCACCATGCACCTGGATCAGGCTGGCGTAAGCAAGAAAGTCTTGGGTAGGAACTTCCACGTCTAA
- a CDS encoding PTS sugar transporter subunit IIA, translated as MKIADILIRERVIAELKSTGKQEVIQEMTAVLPSEVMDLDRVVQVLMERERLGSTGIGEGVAIPHGKIPGLNSLIAAFGRSSKGVEFESLDGKPAHLFFLLVAPEDSAGAHLKALARISRLFKDGQFRKVLMGAKGVDEIYEAILEEDQKYG; from the coding sequence ATGAAAATAGCAGATATCTTGATACGTGAAAGAGTCATTGCCGAGCTCAAATCCACTGGAAAGCAGGAAGTAATCCAAGAGATGACCGCTGTTTTGCCCAGCGAAGTCATGGATTTGGATCGGGTGGTGCAGGTCTTGATGGAGAGGGAGAGGCTTGGCAGCACTGGCATCGGAGAGGGTGTGGCAATTCCTCACGGAAAAATCCCTGGTCTCAATTCCTTGATAGCGGCCTTTGGGCGCAGCAGCAAGGGAGTGGAGTTTGAATCCTTGGACGGGAAGCCGGCCCATCTTTTTTTCCTCCTGGTGGCCCCTGAGGATTCGGCTGGGGCCCATCTCAAGGCCTTGGCCCGTATTTCAAGGCTTTTCAAGGACGGGCAATTCCGCAAGGTTTTGATGGGGGCCAAAGGTGTGGATGAGATCTATGAGGCTATCTTGGAGGAGGACCAGAAGTACGGTTGA
- a CDS encoding PTS fructose transporter subunit IIA gives MVGVVIVTHCDLAGELLKATRLIVGEDRAVEAMEALSVQMNEMNEELRKRIGAAIRKVDRGEGVLILTDMFGGTPSNLSLSFLQEGTVEVVTGVNLPMMIALGNYREGKNLKELAQFVASYGRKHVNLANEILQKRNP, from the coding sequence ATGGTGGGAGTGGTCATAGTAACGCATTGCGACCTGGCTGGTGAACTCCTTAAGGCCACCCGTCTCATAGTGGGAGAGGACAGGGCCGTGGAGGCCATGGAAGCCCTCTCTGTTCAGATGAACGAAATGAACGAGGAGTTGCGAAAGAGAATTGGGGCTGCCATCCGCAAGGTGGATCGAGGTGAGGGGGTCCTGATTCTGACAGACATGTTCGGTGGTACACCATCTAACCTAAGCCTTTCCTTTCTCCAAGAGGGAACGGTGGAGGTGGTCACTGGGGTGAATCTGCCCATGATGATCGCTCTGGGCAACTATCGCGAGGGAAAGAACCTAAAGGAGCTGGCGCAGTTTGTGGCCTCCTATGGCCGCAAACATGTCAATTTGGCAAATGAGATCCTTCAGAAGCGCAACCCCTGA